Proteins from a single region of Pyrus communis chromosome 6, drPyrComm1.1, whole genome shotgun sequence:
- the LOC137737092 gene encoding 3-isopropylmalate dehydratase large subunit, chloroplastic-like, with protein MNFIWQIIGEITVAGGTYKAMEFVGSTVESLSMEERMTLCNMVVEAGGKNGIVPADSTTFNYLEDKTSVPYEPVYSDAKARFLKEYRFDISKLEPLVAKPHSPDNRALARECKDVKIDRVYIGSCTGGKTEDFMAAARVFLASGKKVKVPTFLVPAAQKVCQATELSASVTTSVYINLSRNFMKGMINEILFIVYSEICGFGWTCIVCQFQALVARLAPRYLRKLDVTHLQLPLAVLAWVVRKTRMHA; from the exons ATGAATTTCATCTGGCAAATTATTGGTGAAATAACTGTTGCTGGTGGAACATATAAAGCTATGGAATTTGTTGGCAGCACTGTTGAAAGCTTATCT ATGGAAGAACGAATGACATTATGCAACATGGTTGTTGAGGCTGGAGGTAAAAATGGTATTGTTCCTGCTGATAGCACTACATTTAATTACCTTGAG GATAAGACGTCTGTTCCCTATGAACCTGTTTACAGTGATGCTAAAGCAAG ATTTCTTAAAGAGTACAGATTTGATATCTCAAAATTGGAGCCATTGGTGGCAAAG CCTCATTCTCCAGATAATCGTGCTTTAGCAAGAGAATgcaaagatgtgaaaattgaCAGAGTATATATCGGTTCTTGTACTGGTGGAAAAACGGAGGATTTTATGGCTGCAGCCAGAGTTTTTCTAGCATCT GGGAAAAAGGTCAAAGTTCCCACATTTCTTGTGCCTGCTGCCCAAAAGGTTTGTCAAGCTACAGAATTAAGTGCTTCGGTGACAACATctgtatatataaatttatcaaGAAATTTTATGAAAGGCATGATAAATGAAATCTTGTTTATTGTATATTCTGAAATCTGCGGGTTTGGATGGACGTGTATAGTCTGCCAGTTCCAGGCTCTGGTGGCAAGACTTGCTCCCAGATATCTGAGGAAGCTGGATGTGACGCACCTGCAACTCCCACTTGCGGTGCTTGCATGGGTGGTCCGAAAGACACGCATGCACGCTTAA